In Synechocystis sp. PCC 6714, the following are encoded in one genomic region:
- the hoxU gene encoding bidirectional hydrogenase complex protein HoxU — translation MSVVTLTIDNKAIAIEEGATVLQAAKEAEVPIPTLCHLEGVSEAAACRLCMVEVEGTNKLMPACVTAVSEEMVVRTNTEKLQDYRRMTVELLFSEGNHVCAICVANGNCELQDMAITVGMDHSRFKYQFPKREVDLSHPLFGIDHNRCILCTRCVRVCDEIEGAHVWDVAYRGAECKIISGLNQPWGTVDACTSCGKCVDACPTGSIFHKGETTAEKIGDRRKVEFLATARKEKEWIR, via the coding sequence ATGTCTGTTGTTACCTTAACCATTGATAACAAGGCGATCGCCATTGAAGAAGGGGCTACGGTGCTCCAGGCTGCCAAGGAAGCTGAGGTTCCCATTCCCACCCTTTGCCATTTAGAGGGGGTTTCCGAAGCGGCGGCCTGTCGTTTGTGCATGGTGGAGGTAGAAGGCACGAATAAACTGATGCCTGCCTGTGTTACCGCTGTGAGTGAAGAAATGGTGGTTCGCACCAACACAGAAAAGTTGCAAGATTACCGGCGTATGACAGTGGAATTACTCTTTTCCGAAGGTAACCATGTCTGTGCCATTTGTGTGGCTAACGGCAACTGTGAATTGCAAGATATGGCCATCACTGTGGGCATGGACCACAGCCGATTTAAATATCAATTTCCCAAGCGGGAAGTGGATTTATCCCATCCCTTATTTGGTATTGACCATAACCGTTGTATTCTCTGTACCCGTTGTGTGCGGGTCTGTGATGAAATCGAGGGGGCCCACGTTTGGGATGTGGCTTACCGGGGCGCAGAATGCAAAATTATTTCCGGTTTAAACCAGCCTTGGGGCACTGTTGATGCCTGTACTTCCTGTGGCAAATGCGTGGATGCCTGTCCCACCGGTTCTATCTTCCATAAAGGTGAAACCACCGCTGAAAAAATTGGCGATCGCCGTAAAGTGGAATTTTTAGCCACCGCCCGCAAAGAAAAGGAATGGATTCGTTAA
- a CDS encoding Uma2 family endonuclease: MTVLTIPIKSDTWTKATWEEFIQATDDSNYQKGKFYYYQNQLRIEMSPISSDHAGDYGLVNNALGLYVALKNISVTIRDTCSYRKPSQWEVQPDISCHVGDNAMAIPYGTGIVNLNDYPPPDLVIEIANTSLADDQGQKRLLYEELGVKEYWIVDVKTTKILGFKMENQGSYQIRESLVLPGLKLTILEEALLKTRQTNHGEVMRWLLEQFS, translated from the coding sequence ATGACTGTTTTAACCATCCCCATCAAAAGTGATACTTGGACTAAGGCTACCTGGGAAGAATTTATTCAAGCCACGGACGATTCTAATTACCAAAAAGGAAAATTTTACTACTATCAAAATCAATTGAGAATAGAAATGTCTCCTATTAGTAGCGATCATGCTGGAGACTATGGCCTTGTGAATAATGCTCTCGGTCTCTATGTCGCCTTAAAAAACATTTCGGTAACGATTAGAGATACCTGTAGTTACCGTAAACCTAGTCAATGGGAAGTACAACCTGATATTTCCTGCCATGTGGGGGACAATGCTATGGCTATTCCCTATGGAACAGGTATCGTCAACTTAAATGACTATCCTCCCCCTGATTTAGTGATCGAAATTGCTAATACTTCCTTAGCTGATGATCAAGGACAAAAACGGCTACTTTATGAAGAATTAGGCGTTAAGGAATATTGGATTGTGGATGTGAAGACCACTAAAATCCTGGGATTTAAAATGGAAAATCAAGGGAGCTACCAAATTCGAGAATCCCTGGTTTTGCCGGGATTAAAACTAACTATTTTGGAAGAAGCCTTGCTCAAGACACGCCAAACCAACCATGGGGAAGTAATGCGCTGGCTACTGGAACAATTTAGTTAA
- a CDS encoding NuoF family protein, protein MDIKELREIASTTRQKQTKTRIRCCSAAGCLSSEGEAVKKNLETAIAEAGLGEKVEVCGVGCMKFCGRGPLVAVDDHDQLYEFVTPDQVGDIVKKLQESDAVAETGLISGDPHHPFYALQRNIALENSGNIDPESIDEYIALGGYEQMYKVIHEMTPGEVITEIDKSGLRGRGGGGYPTGLKWATVAKMPGQQKYVICNADEGDPGAFMDRSVLESDPHRILEGMAIAGYAVGANHGYIYVRAEYPLAIKRLQKAIQQARRYGLMGTQIFDSPIDFKVDIRVGAGAFVCGEETALIASVEGKRGNPRPRPPYPAQSGLWASPTLINNVETYANVVPIIREGGDWYASIGTEKSKGTKVFALTGKVENAGLIEVPMGTTVRQVVEEMGGGVPDGGKVKAVQTGGPSGGCIPGDKLDTPIEYDTLLALGTMMGSGGMIVMDESTNMVDVAQFYMDFCKSESCGKCIPCRAGTVQLYDLLTRFLEGEATQTDLAKLENLCYMVKETSLCGLGMSAPNPVISTLRYFRHEYEALLKV, encoded by the coding sequence ATGGACATTAAAGAATTAAGGGAAATTGCCTCCACCACACGGCAAAAACAAACTAAAACTCGTATTCGTTGTTGCAGTGCCGCTGGTTGTCTTTCTTCTGAGGGGGAAGCGGTCAAAAAAAATCTGGAAACGGCGATCGCCGAGGCGGGATTGGGGGAAAAAGTCGAAGTCTGTGGGGTGGGTTGTATGAAGTTTTGTGGCCGGGGTCCCCTGGTGGCGGTGGATGACCATGACCAACTGTATGAATTTGTCACGCCGGATCAGGTGGGGGACATTGTCAAAAAATTGCAGGAATCCGATGCAGTTGCCGAAACAGGCTTAATCAGTGGTGATCCCCACCATCCTTTCTACGCTCTCCAAAGGAATATTGCCCTGGAAAATTCCGGGAACATTGATCCTGAATCCATCGATGAATACATTGCCCTAGGAGGATACGAACAAATGTATAAGGTCATCCACGAAATGACCCCAGGGGAGGTAATTACGGAAATAGATAAAAGCGGTCTGCGGGGACGGGGTGGAGGAGGTTATCCCACGGGTTTGAAATGGGCCACTGTGGCGAAAATGCCCGGTCAGCAAAAATATGTCATCTGCAATGCCGATGAAGGAGATCCCGGCGCTTTCATGGACCGCAGTGTGTTGGAAAGTGATCCCCATCGCATCCTTGAAGGCATGGCGATCGCCGGCTATGCTGTGGGGGCCAACCATGGTTATATCTACGTCCGAGCGGAATATCCCTTAGCCATCAAACGATTGCAAAAAGCCATACAACAGGCTAGGCGCTATGGCCTGATGGGCACGCAAATTTTTGACTCCCCCATCGATTTTAAGGTGGACATTCGGGTGGGGGCCGGTGCCTTTGTCTGCGGGGAAGAAACCGCTCTCATTGCTTCCGTGGAAGGGAAACGGGGCAACCCCCGGCCGCGGCCTCCCTATCCGGCCCAATCCGGTTTATGGGCAAGTCCCACCTTGATTAATAACGTGGAAACTTACGCCAACGTTGTGCCAATTATTCGGGAAGGGGGAGATTGGTATGCCAGCATTGGCACCGAAAAAAGTAAGGGGACCAAGGTTTTTGCCCTGACGGGAAAAGTGGAAAATGCTGGACTGATCGAAGTGCCCATGGGGACAACGGTGCGGCAGGTGGTGGAAGAAATGGGGGGCGGGGTGCCCGATGGCGGCAAAGTAAAAGCAGTGCAAACCGGTGGGCCCTCCGGGGGCTGTATTCCCGGCGATAAATTAGATACCCCCATCGAATACGACACCCTACTGGCCCTAGGCACCATGATGGGTTCCGGGGGCATGATTGTCATGGACGAAAGCACCAATATGGTGGACGTAGCCCAGTTTTATATGGACTTTTGCAAATCGGAGTCCTGTGGCAAATGTATTCCCTGTCGAGCAGGTACGGTGCAGCTTTATGACCTTTTAACCCGTTTTCTGGAAGGAGAAGCGACCCAGACGGATTTAGCTAAATTGGAAAATCTTTGTTACATGGTCAAAGAGACTAGCCTGTGTGGGTTAGGGATGAGTGCCCCTAATCCTGTCATTAGTACCCTGCGTTATTTTCGCCATGAATATGAAGCTTTGCTTAAAGTCTAG
- the hoxE gene encoding bidirectional hydrogenase complex protein HoxE, translating into MTVATDRQTTPPSADHPSGDKRFKVLDATMKRNQFSQDALIEILHKAQEIFGYLEEDVLLYVARGLKLPLSRVFGVATFYHLFSLKPSGKHTCVVCLGTACYVKGAGDLLKMLDQEVHLKPGETTEDGQMSLVTARCIGACGIAPAVVYDGKVLGKQTEDSVLMAVQPWLGNS; encoded by the coding sequence ATGACCGTTGCCACTGATCGCCAAACCACTCCCCCATCCGCCGATCATCCCAGTGGAGATAAGCGTTTTAAGGTGTTGGATGCCACCATGAAGCGGAACCAATTTAGTCAGGATGCCTTGATTGAAATTCTCCATAAAGCCCAGGAAATTTTTGGTTACCTGGAGGAAGATGTTCTCCTCTACGTGGCCCGGGGGTTGAAACTTCCCCTGAGCCGGGTGTTTGGGGTGGCGACTTTTTACCATCTTTTTTCCCTTAAACCCAGTGGGAAACACACCTGTGTGGTTTGTCTAGGCACTGCTTGTTATGTCAAAGGGGCGGGGGATTTGTTGAAAATGCTGGATCAGGAAGTTCATCTGAAACCAGGAGAAACGACAGAAGATGGGCAAATGTCTTTGGTGACGGCCCGTTGCATTGGGGCCTGTGGCATTGCCCCCGCGGTGGTCTATGACGGCAAAGTTTTGGGTAAGCAAACGGAAGATTCGGTGTTAATGGCGGTACAACCTTGGCTGGGCAATAGTTGA